In Pseudoclavibacter sp. Marseille-Q3772, the sequence GACAAGAATGATGACGTTATCTAGGACCACGTTGTCCCCTCCAAAGTGCATATCGGGCCAGTACTTTGACCAATTTCCTTCTAAATTAGGCCGACTGAGCGCATGGCTAAAGGGATGAACCGTCTTGTTTCACGCTCATTTGGGATAATTCAACCTATGAGTAGCGAGCGCGTCACGAAGAAGACCACGTCTCGGACAACACGACGTGTCACTGTCGCATCCCCCGAAGCGACGGTCACCATCGGTGAACTATTGGCGATGCCAGAACTTGAGTCCCGAGGCATCGATGCGACTGAGAAATCACTGTCACTCGGTATCACCGCTGTCCAGGTTCTTGATCTAACCGATGTGTCCGCGCATTTGCTTGGTGGCGAGTTGCTACTCACCACCGGGCTGGGATTTCAAGACTCCGACGACTGGTTCGAGCAATACGTCAAATCGCTCGTTGCCGCCGGAGTGCGCGCCATAGGATTCGGGATCGAACCCGTATACACACGGGTGCCTACTGGCCTGATCAAAGCTTGCGAACGCAATCAACTCCCCCTGATCGCGTTCCCAGAGCCAGTTGCCTTCATCGACGTCATCTCGGCATTCCATCGCGCCCTGGCGGCTCGTCGACACGAATCATTGGAAACGCTGAATGCCGTCACCTTCGACCTGTTGAAAGCCGCCGTAAGCCGCTCCCCCGCATCCCATATCGCAAACTCACTTGCTCGACGACTGAATCTTGTCGCGGTGATTGAACTCGGCGACGAGGTCCTTCATACCGGCAGTACTGGCCCATACACCAGCGCTGAGCTCATCCCCGAAGTGACAGCGCAACCGATCACCGAATCCTCCAACCGCACCATCGACAAAAGCCGCCGATACCGCATCCTTGAAGGCCAGCTCGATGTACTGTCCACTACGCTTCGCTCGCCCAAAGCCCGCGTACCAATCCCCGGGCGCATCACGATCGTCACCGATGCAAGCATCGGCAGTACCGAGCTCACCGCCGAACTTCGAGCGGCAGCGCTACTGGAGTTGATCTATACCGACACTGGTGCAGCTTCCACCAAGATCGATGCACTGCTCATGTCACTGCTACTCTCATCCCTCGCCCGACCCGACCGCCACGAACGGCAGCACGCCGCGCAGGAACTTCGTAAAGCGTTGGAGAGTAATCATGGGTTCAGCGTCGCTGTTTGTCGCCCAAACGACGGTTCAACCATTCGCGGACACGATCTCGCCTGGTGGCGCGCTTCGCTCGGAACCCCACTGGTTGATATCAATCAGGGTTGCCTGAGGGCAGTACTCGCGCGCCGCCCCAGCCAAACGCAACTCAATGCGCTATCCGGTTCCGGATGGGATATCACCGTCGAAACGGTTGACCACCCTGACGACATCCCGTTCGCTATGGAGCAAGCCCAAGCACTCGTGGCCCAACACAACGATGTTGGCGTCTGGCACGGTCTTGCACCCACGCCCGTGCAACGTGCTGCTAGCCAATCGCTGCTCGGCCAGCTCGGCGACCCTGACGATTCCAAAACAACCGAGCTGAGTGACACGCTGCACGCCTGGCTACAGCAGCACGGAAACTGGGATGCGACCGCTAGGCAGCTGGGCGTTCACCGCAATGTCGTTCGCCGCAGAATCGACCTTGCCTCAGCACGACTTGGGCTCAGTTTGGATAGCGCACGCATCCGCGCAGAACTAGTGCTTGCGCTGGATTCCTTACAAACGAACTAAGGATGTGACCCCTCTTTGGGCGCAACGCTGTTCGCATCCCCGAACACGCGCACATTCAGGTAAACTGTTGGTTACATCACGGGATGCCCTGAGCGCACTCAGCGCGACAGCACCGATAGTGAAACGAGGTAGCCGATGACTTCGGATGTCCTACCCGCCAGCGCCATCCGTTTCAACGTACCCACCGCCGATTGGCGCGAGGCTGTGCGTGCAGCCGGTGACTCACTCGTCACCGCCGGCACCACGACGGACAACTACACCGACCAGATGATCGAGGCCATCGAAAACCTCGGCCCCTACATTGTGGTCGCACCCGGATTCGCGCTCGCGCACGCGCGCCCGTCTGAAGCGGTGCTGCGCACCGGACTCAGCTGGATCTCCCTGGCGGAACCGGTGGAGTTCGGCAACGAGCTCAACGACCCGGTCACCTTGGTGGTCGGCCTGGCGGCGATTGACCATGACTCGCACCTGGAAGTCATGTCCAAACTCGCGCGCGTGCTCACCAACCCCGACATGCTCGCGCGACTGCGTGCATCCGAAGATGCCGAACAAATACGCGCCGAACTGCTTGGCTAACTCCCACGCACCCGACGCGGGCCGAATGCATCCGAACAGCGCGCGACAGCCGCGAATTGTTGGCGATGCGTTTCGCACCCAACCAGTACCCGTTTAGTACACATCCGCCTCGAACGAAAGGCCCAATCAATGAAGATCATCGCAGTATGTGGCATGGGAATCGGCACCTCGGTGCTGCTCAAGATGAACATCGACAACGCGCTCACCGAACTCGGTGAAAGCGCCGACGTTGAAGCCGCCGACATCTCCTCGGCGCGCGGAGCCGCAGCCACGGCCGACCTCGTTATGACCAGCGCAGAACTGGCAACGCAGCTGGGTGAGCTGGACGCCCCAATCGTCATCGTCGACAACTTCGTCGACCAGGACGAGATTCGTCAAAAACTTGTCGACGCGCTCGACCTGTAATAAGCGCGACCCCAGTAGAGCCTGACGGCTCGATCACGGGCGATAGCCCAACCGTAGAAAGGAACCAACATGGATTGGTTGGTCGATGTCCTTAATTTCATCGGACAACAGATTCTCAATGTGCCCGCGTATCTGGTGGGCATTATCGTCGCCATCGGTCTGATTGCCCTCGGTAAGTCTGCCGGTCAGGTCATCGGCGGCGCCCTCAAATCTGCACTCGGATTCCTCATCCTCGGAGCCGGCGCCAGCGTCGTCGTCTCCTCGCTCGAACCGCTTGGTGAGCTCGTGCTGGGCGTTACCGGAGCCGAAGGTGTCGTGCCCACGAACGAAGTGGTCTCCGCTATGGCTGCCGAC encodes:
- a CDS encoding PucR family transcriptional regulator translates to MSSERVTKKTTSRTTRRVTVASPEATVTIGELLAMPELESRGIDATEKSLSLGITAVQVLDLTDVSAHLLGGELLLTTGLGFQDSDDWFEQYVKSLVAAGVRAIGFGIEPVYTRVPTGLIKACERNQLPLIAFPEPVAFIDVISAFHRALAARRHESLETLNAVTFDLLKAAVSRSPASHIANSLARRLNLVAVIELGDEVLHTGSTGPYTSAELIPEVTAQPITESSNRTIDKSRRYRILEGQLDVLSTTLRSPKARVPIPGRITIVTDASIGSTELTAELRAAALLELIYTDTGAASTKIDALLMSLLLSSLARPDRHERQHAAQELRKALESNHGFSVAVCRPNDGSTIRGHDLAWWRASLGTPLVDINQGCLRAVLARRPSQTQLNALSGSGWDITVETVDHPDDIPFAMEQAQALVAQHNDVGVWHGLAPTPVQRAASQSLLGQLGDPDDSKTTELSDTLHAWLQQHGNWDATARQLGVHRNVVRRRIDLASARLGLSLDSARIRAELVLALDSLQTN
- a CDS encoding PTS sugar transporter subunit IIA, which gives rise to MTSDVLPASAIRFNVPTADWREAVRAAGDSLVTAGTTTDNYTDQMIEAIENLGPYIVVAPGFALAHARPSEAVLRTGLSWISLAEPVEFGNELNDPVTLVVGLAAIDHDSHLEVMSKLARVLTNPDMLARLRASEDAEQIRAELLG
- a CDS encoding PTS sugar transporter subunit IIB, which gives rise to MKIIAVCGMGIGTSVLLKMNIDNALTELGESADVEAADISSARGAAATADLVMTSAELATQLGELDAPIVIVDNFVDQDEIRQKLVDALDL